One stretch of Candidatus Poribacteria bacterium DNA includes these proteins:
- a CDS encoding 3-oxoacyl-ACP reductase FabG: protein MYNLNGKIALVTGVGGKNGIGRAIATRLAKEGADVAVNDMTEHPYAADQPDWQGLPDVVREIEGMGQRAISVVADVTDAEQVKGMVEQTVAHFGKIDILVNNAGTIAGKDRVPVVDLAEEDWDRVQRVNVKGVFLCSQAVARHLIAQETGGKIINMSSVTGKRGSARFAAYSASKFAVIGFTQSLASELAPYQVNVNAICPGLVDTERFGHLASVLMPQNLSADEQLSEYTRRSKAAVPIGRLAEGADVAKMAAFLASDEAAYLSGVSITVAGGTVMD, encoded by the coding sequence ATGTACAACTTAAATGGAAAAATCGCCTTAGTGACAGGTGTCGGCGGCAAAAATGGTATCGGACGCGCCATTGCGACCCGCTTGGCAAAAGAAGGTGCCGATGTCGCTGTTAACGACATGACCGAGCATCCCTACGCCGCAGATCAACCCGACTGGCAGGGTCTACCCGATGTTGTTCGTGAGATAGAGGGAATGGGACAGCGCGCGATCAGCGTCGTCGCGGACGTTACGGACGCAGAACAGGTGAAAGGGATGGTGGAGCAGACCGTCGCACACTTCGGCAAAATCGACATCCTTGTCAACAATGCCGGGACGATAGCTGGCAAGGATCGTGTGCCTGTCGTAGATCTGGCTGAAGAGGATTGGGACAGAGTCCAGCGTGTCAATGTGAAAGGCGTATTCCTCTGTTCGCAAGCGGTAGCACGTCATCTCATCGCCCAAGAAACGGGAGGCAAAATTATCAATATGTCTTCTGTCACCGGGAAACGGGGATCGGCGCGCTTCGCCGCATACAGTGCCTCGAAATTCGCTGTGATCGGTTTCACACAATCGCTCGCGTCTGAGCTGGCACCCTATCAGGTCAACGTAAACGCTATTTGCCCTGGGCTTGTGGACACAGAGCGATTTGGACATCTTGCATCTGTGCTAATGCCTCAGAATCTTTCCGCTGATGAACAACTTTCGGAATATACACGACGCTCTAAGGCAGCTGTCCCCATTGGGCGACTCGCTGAGGGAGCAGATGTCGCCAAGATGGCTGCTTTCCTCGCCTCAGACGAAGCCGCCTACCTATCAGGGGTTTCCATCACCGTCGCAGGAGGGACGGTAATGGACTAA
- a CDS encoding superoxide dismutase family protein — MDFKRHTYKIIITLIIAACLVIGCEKIPTQMTPTESIDKVAVATISEIEGSGLTGTATFTEMDAEVHVVIEIQGATSGLHAIHLHTGSSCADIGPHWHPMGIPAGTSGIPVVQATLDTPPIGVGEVGNITVGKDGTGILEFMTPFWSLGRDPNTDILGKLIMIHETGDTFLTHPHAHPMNMQTDMNMETVQPHFHPPGTPAHAHANAQTTIPTILPGGGAKIGCGLIELTK; from the coding sequence ATGGACTTTAAACGCCATACGTATAAAATAATAATCACCCTTATCATCGCGGCATGCCTTGTAATCGGTTGCGAAAAAATTCCAACCCAGATGACCCCCACAGAATCCATTGACAAAGTCGCAGTTGCCACCATTTCTGAAATAGAGGGGAGTGGTCTAACCGGCACAGCGACCTTCACAGAAATGGATGCAGAGGTTCACGTTGTCATCGAAATTCAGGGTGCTACATCGGGCTTGCACGCCATCCATCTCCATACAGGTAGCAGCTGCGCCGACATCGGACCGCATTGGCACCCTATGGGGATTCCAGCAGGTACGTCCGGTATCCCTGTCGTCCAAGCAACACTTGATACGCCCCCTATCGGTGTAGGCGAAGTCGGTAACATCACAGTCGGAAAAGATGGGACAGGGATCTTAGAATTTATGACACCGTTCTGGTCCCTTGGAAGGGATCCAAATACCGACATTCTCGGCAAACTGATTATGATTCATGAAACGGGTGACACTTTCCTAACCCATCCGCATGCGCACCCCATGAACATGCAAACGGACATGAATATGGAGACCGTCCAACCGCATTTCCATCCACCGGGGACACCAGCACACGCCCACGCCAACGCGCAGACGACGATCCCTACAATCCTACCCGGAGGCGGTGCCAAAATCGGTTGTGGTTTGATAGAACTGACGAAATAA
- a CDS encoding L-rhamnonate dehydratase (catalyzes the formation of 2-keto-3-deoxy-L-rhamnonate from L-rhamnonate) translates to MKIKDIQTVRINVPERDIKRTEPRRESWNVHAEVANPMSRYPQYKRHRSSWMPKTWDQVYVKVTAEDGTWGIGETSFGTPVAAIIDEHFAPMLIGENCFAVEKIWDMMFRMSKPYGSQGLTSCAMSGVDIALWDLNGKIKNQPVYELLGGPLREKMFAYATGNDTDWQLELGFKAVKLACPYGPVDGEWGLKENEKLVAKTRETVGDDVEIMLDCYMAFDVDYTIRLAHRLRPYRLKWIEEFLIPEDIEGLVKVREAVDWVSLASGEHHYTRFPFQQIIEKRCLDILQPDTFWVGGITECVKICHLADAAGLTVIFHGGGLRQSGLHLSAAMPNTPWVEYYLGTPPGVPLEETKRFEGESLPRDSYIAPNDGPGLGLHIEEAWLTPRNPR, encoded by the coding sequence ATGAAAATCAAAGACATACAGACAGTCCGGATCAACGTGCCAGAACGAGACATCAAACGCACGGAACCTCGACGCGAGTCGTGGAATGTCCACGCTGAAGTCGCAAATCCCATGTCGCGCTATCCACAATACAAACGCCACCGTTCCAGTTGGATGCCGAAGACATGGGATCAGGTCTACGTCAAAGTCACCGCCGAAGACGGCACTTGGGGCATAGGAGAGACCTCTTTCGGCACACCGGTTGCCGCAATCATTGATGAACACTTCGCACCCATGCTCATCGGTGAGAACTGCTTTGCCGTTGAAAAGATTTGGGATATGATGTTCCGTATGTCCAAACCTTACGGTTCGCAAGGCTTAACCAGTTGCGCGATGAGTGGGGTTGATATCGCCTTGTGGGACCTGAACGGCAAAATCAAAAACCAACCCGTCTATGAGCTGCTCGGTGGACCGCTGCGCGAAAAGATGTTCGCTTACGCCACAGGCAACGATACCGATTGGCAGTTGGAACTCGGCTTCAAAGCCGTGAAATTGGCGTGTCCCTATGGACCAGTAGATGGCGAATGGGGCTTGAAAGAGAACGAAAAACTGGTCGCGAAGACCAGAGAAACAGTCGGTGACGATGTTGAAATCATGCTCGACTGCTACATGGCTTTCGATGTCGATTACACCATCCGCTTAGCACACCGTCTCCGTCCGTATCGCCTCAAATGGATTGAGGAGTTCCTCATCCCAGAAGATATCGAGGGCTTAGTCAAAGTCAGAGAGGCGGTCGATTGGGTGAGTTTAGCAAGTGGCGAACACCACTATACCCGTTTCCCGTTTCAGCAGATTATCGAAAAACGGTGCTTGGATATTCTGCAACCCGATACCTTCTGGGTAGGCGGGATAACCGAATGCGTCAAAATTTGTCATCTCGCAGATGCCGCTGGTCTTACTGTTATCTTCCACGGCGGTGGACTCCGACAATCTGGACTCCATCTTTCCGCTGCTATGCCGAACACGCCGTGGGTAGAATACTATCTCGGGACGCCGCCGGGTGTTCCGTTAGAGGAAACGAAACGCTTTGAAGGTGAGTCGCTCCCAAGGGATAGTTATATCGCTCCGAATGATGGTCCCGGACTCGGCTTGCACATTGAAGAGGCGTGGCTAACGCCGAGGAATCCGCGGTAA
- a CDS encoding tetratricopeptide repeat protein translates to MRYNQPRRRATGKQPPNGWAYFVIATLLFILAALTSGDDIADNPKEFQKQLKDAERALQAEEWREALRLYQALGKTAPDSPIVHIGAGDAAAKLKDYPTAITAFQRALRVLSTHPQGNITISRLQLTVQGKLAAAYHRNKQLAEADMWFQKAIKGAGEDAPVAWYLALGQIETERGNLEQARRYYIVAVQLHPEAPAAYNNLGHVLLKLNRVDEADAVFREALTQDETLASAAFGRGEIGARRGQFAVAQRFYERAIRYAPEEPIFYKSLADVLGHIGNTGEAEIAEARYRRILAERYRGQAHWFIEKKQPQRALTPLQKAIETDDTFIPALKDYAYVQMQLGKFVDAKKSYQRVLMMEPTSRQALLHLGMIDARLGNQAAAVSHYLSLIQHEPDFMDAYVQLANLHEKSGDLQTSADALTMGIQHEPTWAPGYLWRGKIYQKQNKSSMAETDFRRALQLAPGVPFPKEALASLLATENRELDEALTLAETAVESDDQPIHRATLALVYYRLNRIPDARREIETAFVQTPKHPYVLKIRSKILKANP, encoded by the coding sequence ATGCGGTACAATCAGCCCCGAAGACGTGCGACAGGTAAACAGCCTCCAAACGGCTGGGCATATTTTGTTATTGCCACACTTCTGTTTATACTCGCTGCGTTGACCTCTGGCGACGATATAGCGGACAATCCTAAAGAATTCCAGAAGCAGTTGAAAGATGCCGAGCGTGCACTTCAAGCGGAGGAATGGCGCGAGGCCCTCCGTTTATATCAGGCACTCGGCAAAACGGCACCAGATTCTCCGATTGTTCACATCGGCGCGGGAGATGCCGCCGCAAAACTGAAGGACTATCCCACCGCTATTACTGCTTTCCAACGTGCCTTGCGAGTCCTTTCAACACACCCGCAAGGCAATATTACAATATCTCGCTTACAGCTTACGGTGCAAGGCAAACTCGCTGCTGCATATCATCGCAATAAACAGCTCGCCGAAGCCGATATGTGGTTCCAAAAAGCCATTAAAGGCGCGGGTGAAGATGCCCCAGTGGCGTGGTATCTTGCTTTAGGACAGATTGAAACTGAGCGTGGAAATTTAGAGCAGGCACGGCGATACTATATCGTCGCTGTGCAACTACATCCAGAGGCGCCCGCTGCCTACAATAACCTTGGGCACGTTCTTCTCAAACTCAACCGCGTTGACGAAGCCGATGCCGTATTTCGGGAAGCACTCACCCAAGACGAGACACTCGCCAGTGCCGCTTTCGGGCGCGGTGAGATCGGCGCGAGACGCGGACAATTCGCTGTCGCCCAACGTTTCTATGAACGTGCCATCCGATATGCTCCAGAAGAACCTATTTTTTACAAATCGCTGGCAGATGTTCTCGGTCATATAGGGAACACCGGAGAAGCTGAAATTGCCGAAGCGCGTTATCGTCGAATACTGGCGGAACGCTATCGCGGTCAAGCACATTGGTTCATTGAGAAGAAACAACCGCAGCGCGCCTTAACACCTCTTCAAAAAGCCATCGAAACGGATGACACCTTTATCCCCGCTTTGAAAGATTATGCCTACGTTCAGATGCAACTCGGAAAATTCGTAGATGCCAAGAAATCGTATCAACGGGTTCTCATGATGGAACCTACCTCACGCCAGGCACTTCTGCACCTCGGCATGATAGATGCCAGACTCGGCAACCAAGCCGCAGCGGTTTCCCACTATCTCTCGCTTATCCAACACGAACCGGATTTTATGGACGCCTACGTTCAACTCGCAAACTTGCATGAGAAGTCCGGGGACTTACAAACCTCCGCAGACGCGCTCACGATGGGAATACAACACGAACCGACATGGGCCCCTGGATACTTGTGGCGTGGCAAGATTTACCAAAAACAGAATAAATCCAGTATGGCAGAGACAGATTTCCGTCGCGCCCTCCAACTCGCCCCAGGCGTTCCGTTTCCCAAAGAGGCATTAGCGTCCCTACTCGCAACGGAAAACAGGGAATTGGACGAAGCACTGACCCTTGCCGAGACCGCAGTTGAAAGCGACGATCAACCGATACATCGTGCCACACTTGCTTTGGTCTACTATCGCCTCAACCGCATTCCTGATGCACGCCGTGAAATTGAAACTGCTTTTGTCCAAACCCCCAAACACCCCTACGTTCTAAAAATTCGTTCAAAAATCCTAAAAGCCAATCCATAG
- a CDS encoding alpha-amylase, with product MFGPQRDSENRIAEHRSNVVGIKHLHRLNLPLTNPSRPQPNQPIDIYVTTSGGVTYDSVRCWVDVAGEESTFELASSGSVWNTLEWRYVRHWHGQIPPQPSGTVVRYRIGGRVVGSDGWIFADNQARVFSESTEFALSIDDSDVPKWVRDAVIYHIFLDRFYPGDGVPWKKPTNLSGFFGGTLRGAIQKLDYIQSLGCNAIWLSPLFASPSHHGYDATDYYTVEPRFGTNAELIELIEKAHQRGMRVILDFVANHWSNHHPTFQAAQQDPDSEYRAWYTWQRWPDEYASFFTVKGMPQLNLKHKPASDYLLKCAQHWLQQGVDGYRLDYAPGPPRTFWADFRQACKAVKPDAFLFGEVVSHSEVIASYIPHFDGCLDFLLADALRRTFVLETSTLLEFEAFLAAHETYFPDDFSLPVFLDNHDMTRILYLAKEDKAKVRLAALVLFTLFAPPVIYNGTEIGVSQRNPLGRFEEARLPMPWGDEANNDLLDYFRHLGALRNQFSGLTSGRRQVVHLNVQKGTYAYLRTSETDSILIAFNTGRCSQTINVPVSSFQISAKDLLNGNRVTVSEDAVSVSLPAQSGAFVV from the coding sequence ATGTTTGGTCCGCAAAGAGATTCTGAGAACCGTATCGCCGAGCACCGAAGCAATGTAGTGGGTATAAAACACCTTCACCGATTAAATCTACCGCTTACGAACCCATCGCGACCGCAACCGAATCAACCGATTGACATTTATGTGACAACTTCTGGCGGTGTCACCTACGATTCGGTTCGCTGTTGGGTGGATGTAGCTGGTGAGGAATCTACGTTTGAACTCGCCTCGAGTGGGTCGGTATGGAACACACTTGAATGGCGATATGTGCGCCATTGGCATGGGCAAATTCCACCACAACCCAGCGGGACGGTTGTCCGCTATAGAATTGGTGGACGCGTCGTGGGATCAGATGGATGGATCTTTGCGGATAACCAAGCGCGGGTGTTCTCCGAATCAACCGAATTCGCGCTCTCTATTGACGACTCCGACGTGCCGAAGTGGGTCCGCGATGCCGTTATCTATCACATTTTCCTTGATCGATTCTATCCAGGGGACGGTGTGCCGTGGAAGAAACCAACAAATCTCTCCGGGTTTTTCGGTGGAACGCTCCGCGGGGCAATTCAGAAACTTGACTACATTCAATCGCTTGGATGCAACGCAATCTGGCTTTCACCTCTTTTTGCAAGTCCATCTCACCACGGCTACGATGCGACAGATTATTATACCGTTGAACCTCGATTCGGCACGAACGCAGAATTGATAGAACTCATCGAAAAAGCACATCAGCGTGGCATGCGGGTTATTCTCGATTTTGTTGCCAACCATTGGTCGAACCACCATCCGACGTTTCAAGCCGCGCAGCAGGACCCAGACAGTGAGTATCGAGCGTGGTACACATGGCAGCGCTGGCCCGACGAATACGCAAGTTTCTTCACTGTGAAGGGAATGCCACAACTGAACTTAAAACACAAACCCGCGAGCGATTATTTATTGAAGTGCGCACAGCATTGGCTTCAGCAAGGTGTTGATGGATATCGACTCGACTACGCGCCAGGTCCGCCACGGACGTTCTGGGCAGATTTTCGCCAAGCTTGTAAAGCCGTAAAGCCTGACGCTTTTCTGTTCGGAGAGGTCGTGAGTCATTCCGAAGTCATCGCGTCCTATATCCCACATTTTGATGGGTGCCTTGATTTCCTGCTTGCGGATGCCCTCCGACGAACGTTTGTCCTTGAAACTTCGACACTGCTGGAATTTGAAGCGTTTTTAGCAGCACATGAGACATACTTTCCAGACGACTTTTCACTACCGGTGTTTCTGGATAACCACGATATGACGCGTATCCTCTATTTGGCAAAGGAAGATAAGGCGAAAGTCAGGTTGGCGGCATTAGTGCTCTTCACACTCTTTGCACCGCCTGTAATTTACAACGGAACCGAAATAGGCGTTTCGCAAAGGAACCCACTTGGACGGTTCGAGGAGGCGCGATTACCGATGCCCTGGGGGGATGAAGCAAACAACGATCTGTTGGATTATTTTCGACACTTGGGAGCGTTACGGAACCAGTTTTCGGGACTTACTTCTGGTAGGCGACAAGTTGTTCATTTGAACGTTCAAAAGGGGACTTACGCGTATCTACGCACTTCAGAAACGGATTCTATCCTAATCGCATTCAATACGGGACGATGCTCTCAAACAATAAATGTTCCAGTTTCGTCGTTTCAAATTTCTGCGAAGGACCTGCTCAATGGAAATCGAGTAACAGTCTCAGAGGATGCCGTGAGCGTTTCACTGCCAGCGCAAAGCGGAGCGTTTGTCGTCTGA
- a CDS encoding fumarylacetoacetate hydrolase family protein, with protein sequence MKLAFFNDYQLGVIRENGIVDIGGALSSVSYHTPQELIRTVIEDFDNLRPTIEEAVENGTATALDDVSFQAPVPRPGQLVCLAGNYIEPDSPSRGDFNAFLKSPTGIIATKGTVDLPEADVTVFHFEPELSIVIGKTAKHLSEDNALDCVFGYTQFIDVSARGLPGGFFLGKSWHTFAPMGPAIVTADEVADGNALGVQLWINDGLQHDFSTNSMARFIPELLAEVTNVVTLEPGDVVSTGTHHEALTAIGDGDTVKLSVEGFGPALTVRVSDPLKRTTWRG encoded by the coding sequence ATGAAACTTGCCTTTTTTAATGATTATCAGCTCGGTGTAATAAGAGAAAATGGAATCGTTGACATCGGCGGGGCACTCAGTAGTGTTTCCTATCATACGCCGCAAGAACTCATACGAACGGTGATTGAGGATTTTGATAATCTACGTCCGACAATAGAGGAAGCAGTTGAAAATGGTACTGCTACAGCTTTGGATGATGTCAGTTTTCAAGCACCCGTCCCGCGTCCGGGACAACTCGTCTGCCTTGCCGGCAATTACATTGAGCCTGATAGTCCGTCGCGCGGGGATTTCAATGCCTTTCTGAAGTCACCGACCGGCATCATTGCCACGAAAGGGACCGTGGACCTACCAGAGGCTGACGTGACCGTGTTTCACTTTGAACCGGAATTATCCATTGTGATTGGTAAGACGGCGAAACATCTATCTGAAGATAATGCCTTGGACTGTGTGTTTGGTTACACGCAATTTATTGATGTTTCCGCGCGGGGGTTGCCAGGGGGGTTCTTCTTGGGAAAAAGCTGGCACACGTTTGCACCGATGGGTCCAGCGATCGTTACTGCTGACGAAGTGGCTGACGGGAACGCACTCGGCGTGCAACTCTGGATTAACGACGGTCTCCAGCATGATTTCTCTACAAATTCCATGGCGCGCTTTATCCCTGAATTGCTCGCAGAGGTGACCAATGTGGTAACCTTGGAACCGGGTGATGTTGTATCGACAGGGACCCACCATGAGGCACTCACCGCAATTGGGGACGGGGACACGGTAAAGTTATCCGTAGAAGGTTTCGGCCCAGCACTAACCGTTCGTGTGAGCGACCCACTCAAGCGGACGACTTGGCGCGGTTAG
- a CDS encoding Gfo/Idh/MocA family oxidoreductase: MALRAGIVGCGGISRSHAGAHANLEGVDLVAMCDINRDALNSRADEYGVSNRYTDYEEMFAREGLDIVSVCTHAPLHAPIAIAAAKEGINVLSEKPLSVDLETADQMFTACREAGVHLAVSHQFRFTPLFRHAKSLVDAGKIGELRSIREVGKGREAGFELMEMGVHYFDEMDFFLDGISWIQAHITYQGHDVTEADIMHSSELCKTDRRDNGIVAGDTMLVHIGGGNSAYGIMELYCREPRHGWMMGPHLLGSEGQLMVKPRPDTGIDEMWYCPFDVSFAAHTPAWEQIELDPSAFLISGKPWQSRHTIWSAKNMRDAILNENQPELGGCNALTSLECVSATYVSHFSGRKVQLPLEERSHPLVTRLNRGAAN; the protein is encoded by the coding sequence ATGGCATTACGGGCAGGGATTGTCGGTTGCGGCGGGATTAGTCGAAGCCACGCGGGCGCGCACGCGAACTTGGAAGGTGTTGATCTCGTCGCGATGTGTGACATAAACCGAGATGCGCTCAACAGCCGCGCCGACGAATACGGTGTTTCAAACCGATATACTGATTACGAAGAGATGTTCGCACGCGAGGGACTCGATATCGTGAGTGTGTGTACGCATGCCCCCTTGCACGCCCCAATAGCAATTGCTGCCGCAAAAGAGGGCATCAACGTTTTATCTGAAAAGCCGTTGTCCGTTGATTTAGAAACGGCGGATCAAATGTTCACAGCATGTCGTGAGGCGGGTGTGCACTTGGCGGTGAGTCATCAGTTCCGATTTACCCCACTTTTTCGGCACGCGAAATCTTTGGTCGATGCCGGTAAAATTGGAGAACTCCGTTCGATTCGTGAAGTCGGCAAAGGACGTGAAGCCGGATTTGAGTTGATGGAGATGGGGGTCCACTATTTTGACGAGATGGATTTTTTCTTAGACGGGATCTCTTGGATTCAGGCCCATATCACATATCAAGGACACGATGTGACGGAAGCGGATATTATGCACAGCAGCGAATTGTGTAAAACTGACCGACGTGATAACGGTATCGTTGCCGGCGATACAATGCTCGTGCATATCGGTGGTGGAAACAGTGCCTACGGTATCATGGAACTTTATTGCCGCGAACCCAGACACGGGTGGATGATGGGACCGCATCTGCTCGGTTCAGAGGGGCAGTTGATGGTAAAACCGCGCCCAGACACCGGTATAGATGAAATGTGGTACTGTCCGTTTGATGTCTCTTTTGCAGCGCATACACCTGCATGGGAGCAGATAGAACTTGACCCATCAGCGTTTCTTATCTCCGGGAAACCGTGGCAGTCGCGCCACACCATCTGGAGCGCAAAAAATATGCGAGACGCAATTCTTAACGAAAACCAACCAGAACTCGGTGGATGTAACGCCCTGACTTCCCTTGAGTGTGTCAGCGCAACCTACGTCTCCCATTTCAGTGGACGAAAGGTACAACTGCCGTTGGAGGAGCGGAGTCATCCGCTTGTGACACGCCTTAACAGAGGAGCAGCGAACTAA
- a CDS encoding 3-dehydro-L-gulonate 2-dehydrogenase, whose product MKRVPFQILRDEFYRALAAIGFDGERGMLCARLFAENQRDGVYSHGLNRFPGFVAGLESKQIDFRAQPEKIEGFGALERWDGKMGVGLVNAHFCMQRATELADVHGIGCVGLSNTNHWMRGGAYALQAAEAGYVGICWTNTTRLMPPWGSAEKKIGNNPMAIAVPRKEGHILLDMAMSQYSNGKLEVLQLQGKRLPLPGGYDTKGALTVEPREILDSARALPIGYWKGSGLALVLDTMASVISGGQATHEIGKQGSEYAVSQVYIAINATGMMGQTALDETVAAIIDDFQTAIPLDENESVRYPGEGMLRTRMESLEMGVLVDEEQWQALLEMSIT is encoded by the coding sequence ATGAAACGTGTGCCTTTCCAAATTTTACGAGATGAATTTTATCGTGCGCTTGCAGCAATCGGGTTTGATGGCGAGCGAGGAATGCTGTGTGCGCGACTGTTTGCCGAAAATCAGCGTGACGGCGTCTACTCACACGGGCTTAATCGCTTCCCCGGATTCGTTGCTGGCCTGGAGAGCAAACAGATTGATTTCCGGGCGCAGCCAGAGAAAATTGAGGGGTTCGGGGCCTTAGAACGGTGGGATGGCAAGATGGGGGTCGGACTCGTCAATGCTCACTTCTGTATGCAACGGGCAACGGAACTCGCTGATGTCCACGGCATTGGGTGTGTTGGACTTTCAAATACAAATCACTGGATGCGTGGTGGTGCCTATGCCTTACAAGCCGCAGAAGCCGGATATGTCGGGATATGCTGGACGAATACGACGCGACTCATGCCGCCGTGGGGTTCTGCGGAAAAGAAGATCGGGAACAATCCGATGGCGATTGCTGTGCCGCGAAAAGAGGGGCACATTCTGCTGGATATGGCGATGAGCCAGTATTCAAATGGGAAATTGGAGGTGCTGCAGCTACAAGGAAAACGATTACCGTTACCGGGTGGATACGACACCAAAGGGGCGTTAACAGTTGAACCGCGAGAGATTCTTGATTCCGCACGGGCACTTCCGATCGGCTATTGGAAGGGATCGGGTTTGGCATTGGTGCTTGACACGATGGCATCCGTTATTTCGGGTGGGCAAGCGACACACGAAATAGGAAAGCAGGGCTCGGAATACGCCGTCTCTCAAGTGTATATTGCGATTAATGCTACCGGAATGATGGGGCAAACGGCGTTAGACGAAACAGTGGCAGCAATTATTGATGACTTCCAAACGGCTATCCCTTTAGACGAAAATGAGAGTGTGAGGTATCCTGGGGAAGGCATGTTGCGGACACGGATGGAGAGTCTCGAAATGGGGGTCCTCGTGGATGAAGAGCAATGGCAGGCATTATTGGAGATGAGCATCACTTAA